The Streptomyces sp. NBC_01426 genome includes a region encoding these proteins:
- a CDS encoding WhiB family transcriptional regulator has product MRRPVLQAAIDAGARCTQADTDPDLFFRADGEPPAIWQAQRAEAIGFCHGCPVRAACEELALRDGDGNPRVDDLVRGGRSGYELVALRELQAQRLAAAITADEASGQEWRKLTGLAVELGSEARRIPARSGGMPHQAVLLRQQSERIAELAAKLAVVRTARRARTGWEVAA; this is encoded by the coding sequence ATGCGCCGCCCGGTGCTCCAGGCCGCGATCGACGCCGGCGCCCGCTGTACCCAGGCCGACACCGATCCCGACCTGTTCTTCCGGGCCGACGGCGAGCCGCCGGCCATCTGGCAGGCGCAGCGTGCCGAGGCGATCGGCTTCTGCCATGGCTGCCCCGTTCGGGCGGCCTGTGAGGAGTTGGCTCTGCGCGATGGTGATGGCAACCCGCGGGTCGACGACCTGGTTCGCGGCGGCCGTTCCGGCTACGAGCTGGTCGCCCTCCGCGAGCTTCAGGCCCAGCGCCTCGCCGCCGCGATTACCGCCGACGAGGCCAGCGGCCAGGAGTGGAGGAAGCTGACCGGCCTCGCCGTTGAACTGGGGAGCGAGGCTCGCAGGATTCCGGCCAGGAGCGGTGGTATGCCGCATCAGGCCGTGCTCCTGAGGCAGCAGAGCGAGAGGATCGCCGAACTCGCCGCCAAGCTGGCTGTGGTGCGCACCGCCCGTCGCGCCCGGACCGGTTGGGAGGTCGCGGCATGA